A genomic region of Pseudomonas frederiksbergensis contains the following coding sequences:
- a CDS encoding cation:proton antiporter — protein sequence MHAISFIQDLAVIMLVAGVVTIVFHRLKQPVVLGYIVAGFIIGPHTPPFGLIHDEQTIKTLAELGVIFLMFCLGLEFSLRKLFKVGATAFIAAFLEIVLMIWIGYEIGRWFDWSTMDSLFLGAILAISSTTIIVKALNDLKMKNQRFAQLIFGVLIVEDILGIGIIALLSSIAVSGTVSSGEVFSTVGKLSLFMIVALVVGILLVPRLLAYVAKFESNEMLLITVLGLCFGFCLLVVKLEYSMVLGAFLIGAIMAESRQRVKIERLIEPVRDMFSAIFFVAIGLMIDPQILLQYAWPIAVITVAVVLGKMLSCGLGAFIAGNDGRTSLRVGMGLSQIGEFSFIIAALGMTLQVTSDFLYPVAVAVSAITTLLTPYLIRAADPLSLKLAAVIPQRLGRVLGMYGEWLRSIQPQGEGALLASMIRRILLQVGVNLALVVAIFFSGSFFAERISSYLHTWISDPSWQKALIWGGALLLSLPFLIAAYRKLKALSMLLAEMGVKPEMAGRHTQRVRRVIAEVIPILSLLVIFLLLAALSASILPTNKLLVLIVVVTAAVAALLWRWFIRVHTRMQVALLETLDNHKDSSGH from the coding sequence ATGCATGCCATCAGTTTTATTCAGGATCTGGCAGTGATCATGCTGGTTGCAGGTGTGGTGACCATTGTTTTTCATCGGCTCAAACAGCCGGTCGTCCTGGGCTATATCGTTGCTGGTTTCATCATTGGCCCGCACACCCCGCCGTTCGGGCTGATCCACGACGAGCAAACCATCAAGACCCTCGCCGAACTCGGGGTGATTTTCCTGATGTTCTGCCTGGGCCTGGAGTTCAGTTTGCGCAAGCTGTTCAAGGTCGGCGCCACGGCGTTCATTGCGGCGTTCCTGGAAATTGTGCTGATGATCTGGATCGGTTACGAAATCGGCCGCTGGTTCGACTGGAGCACCATGGATTCGCTGTTCCTCGGCGCGATCCTGGCGATTTCCTCGACCACCATCATCGTCAAGGCGCTCAACGACTTGAAGATGAAGAATCAGCGCTTTGCCCAGTTGATCTTCGGCGTGTTGATCGTCGAAGACATCCTCGGAATCGGCATCATTGCCTTGCTCTCGAGTATCGCCGTCAGCGGCACCGTGAGCTCCGGCGAAGTGTTTTCCACCGTCGGCAAACTCTCGCTGTTCATGATCGTCGCGCTGGTGGTCGGCATCCTGTTGGTGCCGCGTTTGCTGGCCTATGTGGCGAAGTTCGAAAGCAATGAAATGTTGCTGATTACCGTGCTTGGCCTGTGTTTTGGCTTTTGCCTGCTGGTGGTCAAGCTTGAGTACAGCATGGTGCTCGGCGCGTTTCTGATCGGCGCGATCATGGCCGAATCCCGGCAACGGGTGAAAATCGAGCGCCTGATCGAGCCGGTTCGCGACATGTTCAGCGCCATCTTTTTTGTCGCCATTGGTCTGATGATCGATCCGCAGATTCTTCTTCAGTACGCCTGGCCGATTGCGGTGATTACCGTCGCGGTGGTGCTCGGCAAGATGCTCTCTTGCGGCCTTGGGGCGTTTATCGCCGGTAATGACGGACGCACCTCACTGCGAGTCGGTATGGGCCTCTCACAGATTGGCGAATTCTCTTTCATCATCGCGGCGTTGGGCATGACCCTGCAGGTCACCAGTGATTTCCTCTACCCGGTGGCGGTCGCCGTCTCGGCCATCACCACCTTGCTGACGCCCTACCTGATCCGGGCTGCCGACCCGCTTTCATTGAAGCTGGCTGCGGTCATCCCACAGCGCCTTGGCCGTGTGCTGGGGATGTATGGGGAATGGCTACGCAGCATTCAGCCGCAGGGCGAAGGTGCGCTGCTGGCGTCGATGATTCGGCGGATTTTGCTGCAGGTCGGGGTCAATCTGGCGCTGGTGGTGGCGATTTTCTTTTCAGGCAGTTTTTTTGCCGAGCGGATTTCCAGCTACCTGCACACCTGGATCAGTGATCCGAGCTGGCAGAAGGCGTTGATCTGGGGCGGGGCATTGCTGCTGTCGCTGCCGTTCCTGATTGCCGCCTACCGCAAGCTCAAGGCGCTTTCGATGCTGCTGGCAGAAATGGGCGTGAAACCGGAAATGGCCGGCCGCCACACGCAGCGAGTGCGTCGGGTGATCGCCGAAGTGATCCCGATTCTCTCGCTGCTGGTGATTTTTCTGCTGCTGGCAGCCTTGTCGGCCAGTATCTTGCCGACCAACAAGCTGCTGGTACTGATCGTCGTCGTAACCGCTGCGGTGGCGGCCCTGCTTTGGCGATGGTTTATCCGCGTGCACACGCGGATGCAGGTCGCCCTGCTGGAAACCCTGGATAACCACAAGGATTCGTCCGGGCATTGA
- a CDS encoding SMI1/KNR4 family protein, whose product MEEIIEQLREANEPVPVPLELPDEDQLVEIEEQLFIDIPFVFREFLLTVSDVVYGSLEPVTVTDPQSHTYLPDVAANAWDAGVDRSMIPICQDGDNYYLVEEDGTVVLWLAEEELLAEETWESVWHWARDVWLES is encoded by the coding sequence GTGGAAGAAATCATCGAACAACTGCGAGAAGCCAACGAACCGGTACCGGTGCCCTTGGAGCTGCCTGACGAAGACCAACTGGTGGAAATCGAAGAACAACTGTTCATCGATATCCCGTTCGTCTTCAGAGAATTCCTGCTGACCGTCAGCGACGTCGTTTACGGCAGCCTGGAGCCGGTGACCGTCACCGACCCGCAATCGCACACCTACCTGCCGGACGTTGCCGCCAATGCCTGGGACGCAGGCGTTGATCGCAGCATGATTCCGATCTGCCAGGACGGTGACAACTATTACCTGGTCGAAGAAGACGGCACCGTGGTGCTGTGGCTGGCCGAGGAAGAGCTGCTGGCCGAAGAGACCTGGGAATCAGTGTGGCACTGGGCGCGGGACGTCTGGCTGGAAAGCTGA
- a CDS encoding Tim44 domain-containing protein, which translates to MKRFLSIALALCIGLTMSLDANAKRFGGGKSVGAAPTHQTSQMAPASSGMGSAAATAGAAGAAGAAAKAGGASRWLGPLAGIAAGGLLASMFMGGGFQGMQFFDILIMAVIAFVIFRFIAARRRKQQEHMAPAGAPMQREVYEQKPAMGSIFGGSAAPAAARPVINAPAWFNEERFIEAARSHFQSLQQHWDANEMDKIAEFVTPQMLEFLKRERADLGDGFQSTYIDNLTVQLDGVDDRADKTIATLTFSGVSKNSRFDQGEVFSESWNMERPQGENQPWLVAGIRQNG; encoded by the coding sequence ATGAAACGTTTTCTTAGCATCGCCCTGGCGTTGTGCATCGGCCTGACGATGAGCCTCGACGCCAACGCCAAGCGCTTCGGTGGCGGCAAAAGCGTAGGCGCTGCGCCTACCCACCAGACCAGCCAAATGGCGCCGGCTTCTTCCGGCATGGGTTCTGCTGCCGCGACCGCTGGTGCTGCGGGTGCCGCAGGCGCTGCCGCCAAAGCCGGCGGTGCTTCGCGCTGGCTCGGCCCTCTGGCCGGTATCGCTGCCGGCGGCCTGCTGGCCTCCATGTTCATGGGCGGCGGCTTTCAGGGCATGCAGTTTTTCGACATCCTGATCATGGCGGTCATCGCGTTCGTGATCTTCCGCTTCATCGCCGCTCGTCGCCGCAAGCAGCAAGAGCACATGGCTCCTGCGGGCGCGCCAATGCAGCGTGAAGTGTACGAACAGAAGCCGGCCATGGGTTCGATCTTCGGCGGTTCGGCTGCTCCTGCTGCCGCTCGCCCGGTGATCAACGCTCCGGCCTGGTTCAACGAGGAGCGCTTCATTGAAGCCGCACGCAGCCACTTCCAGTCCCTGCAACAGCACTGGGACGCTAACGAAATGGACAAGATCGCCGAGTTCGTGACCCCGCAAATGCTGGAGTTCCTCAAGCGCGAACGTGCCGATCTGGGTGACGGCTTCCAGTCCACCTACATCGACAACCTTACCGTTCAGCTGGACGGCGTGGATGATCGCGCAGACAAGACCATCGCCACCCTGACCTTCAGCGGTGTGTCGAAAAACTCGCGTTTCGACCAGGGCGAAGTGTTCAGCGAGAGCTGGAACATGGAGCGTCCGCAGGGCGAAAACCAGCCTTGGCTGGTAGCCGGTATCCGTCAGAACGGCTAA
- a CDS encoding EamA family transporter — MGSGFFSSWTFWALLSAAFAALTAIFAKVGIENVNSDFATLLRTIVVLVSLALILYATGQYQSLGSISAKSYLFLLLSGLATGASWICYFRALKLGPASLVAPVDKLSVVLVAVLGVVLLGERLDLRQWGGIGLITAGVVMLALRR; from the coding sequence ATGGGCTCAGGCTTCTTTTCTTCCTGGACATTCTGGGCCCTGTTGTCGGCGGCATTCGCGGCGCTGACCGCGATTTTCGCCAAGGTCGGCATCGAAAACGTCAATTCCGACTTCGCCACGCTGCTGCGCACGATCGTGGTATTGGTCAGCTTGGCCTTGATTTTGTACGCAACGGGCCAATATCAGTCATTAGGATCGATATCCGCCAAGAGCTACCTGTTCCTGCTGCTGTCTGGCCTGGCAACCGGGGCCTCGTGGATTTGCTACTTCCGTGCGCTGAAACTTGGGCCAGCCTCGTTGGTAGCACCCGTCGACAAACTCAGTGTGGTGCTGGTGGCCGTGCTGGGCGTAGTGTTGCTGGGTGAGCGGCTCGACCTGCGCCAATGGGGCGGAATCGGTCTGATCACGGCGGGCGTGGTGATGTTGGCGTTGCGGCGTTAA
- the uvrD gene encoding DNA helicase II, which yields MRDDLSLLLNSLNDAQRQAVAASVGRQLVLAGAGSGKTRVLVHRIAWLIQVENASPHSILSVTFTNKAAAEMRHRIEQLMGINPAGMWVGTFHGLAHRLLRAHWQEAGLSQTFQILDSDDQQRLVKRVIRELGLDEQRWPARQAQWFINGQKDEGLRPQHIQASGDLFLATMRSIYEAYEAACLRAGVIDFSELLLRALDLWRDHPGLLAHYQKRFRHVLVDEFQDTNAVQYAWLRLLAKGGDSLMVVGDDDQSIYGWRGAKIENIHQYSADFPDAEVIRLEQNYRSTAGILKAANALIANNTGRLGKELWTDGGEGEAINLYAAFNEHDEARYVVETIESALKTGMARSDIAILYRSNAQSRVLEEALLRERIPYRIYGGQRFFERAEIKNAMAYLRLLEGRGNDAALERVINVPARGIGEKTVEAIRDHARHSDVSMWEAMRQLVANKGLTGRAAGALGAFIELIENLAAKTAEMPLHLMTQTVIEQSGLIAYHEAEKGEKGQARVENLEELVSAARNFESAEEDEDLTPLAAFLGHASLEAGDTQADEHEDSIQLMTLHSAKGLEFPYVFLVGMEEGLFPHKMSLEEPGRLEEERRLAYVGITRAMQNLVMTYAETRRLYGSETYNKVSRFVREVPKGLIQEVRLSNSVSRPFGGGQKQSSSSLFAGTEIPETAFSLGQQVQHAVFGEGVILNFEGAGAQARVQVNFSEGSKWLMLGYAKLEAI from the coding sequence ATGCGCGATGATCTCTCCCTTCTGCTGAACTCCCTCAACGATGCCCAACGTCAGGCCGTAGCGGCCTCCGTGGGTCGTCAGTTGGTCCTGGCCGGTGCTGGTTCCGGTAAAACCCGTGTGCTGGTGCACCGTATCGCCTGGTTGATCCAGGTCGAGAACGCCTCGCCACACTCAATCCTGTCGGTGACTTTCACCAACAAGGCCGCCGCCGAGATGCGCCATCGCATCGAGCAGCTGATGGGTATCAACCCGGCCGGCATGTGGGTCGGCACCTTCCACGGCCTGGCGCACCGCTTGCTGCGGGCGCACTGGCAGGAAGCCGGCCTGAGCCAGACCTTCCAGATCCTTGACAGCGATGACCAGCAGCGTCTGGTCAAGCGGGTGATCCGTGAACTGGGCCTCGACGAACAGCGCTGGCCGGCGCGACAGGCTCAGTGGTTCATCAACGGGCAGAAAGACGAAGGCCTGCGCCCACAACATATTCAAGCCAGCGGCGATCTGTTCCTGGCCACCATGCGCAGCATTTATGAAGCCTATGAGGCCGCGTGCCTGCGCGCGGGCGTTATCGACTTCTCCGAACTGCTGCTGCGCGCCCTCGACCTGTGGCGCGACCATCCGGGCCTGCTGGCGCATTATCAGAAGCGTTTCCGCCATGTGCTGGTGGACGAATTCCAGGACACCAACGCCGTGCAGTACGCCTGGTTGCGACTGCTGGCCAAGGGCGGCGACAGCCTGATGGTGGTGGGCGACGACGATCAGTCGATCTACGGCTGGCGCGGCGCGAAAATCGAGAACATTCACCAGTATTCGGCCGACTTCCCGGACGCGGAAGTCATTCGACTGGAACAGAACTACCGCTCCACTGCCGGGATCCTCAAGGCCGCCAACGCCTTGATCGCCAACAACACCGGGCGTCTGGGCAAAGAGCTGTGGACCGACGGCGGCGAAGGCGAAGCGATCAACCTGTATGCCGCGTTCAACGAACATGACGAAGCACGCTACGTGGTGGAAACCATCGAAAGTGCGCTGAAAACCGGCATGGCCCGCAGCGATATCGCGATTTTGTACCGCTCGAACGCCCAATCGCGAGTTTTGGAAGAAGCTTTGCTGCGTGAGCGCATTCCGTACCGCATCTATGGCGGCCAGCGCTTCTTCGAACGGGCTGAAATCAAGAACGCCATGGCCTACCTGCGCTTGCTCGAAGGTCGTGGCAACGATGCGGCGCTGGAACGGGTGATCAACGTTCCGGCCCGTGGCATCGGCGAAAAAACTGTCGAAGCGATCCGCGATCACGCTCGTCACAGCGATGTGTCGATGTGGGAAGCCATGCGTCAGCTGGTGGCCAATAAAGGTCTCACCGGGCGCGCAGCCGGCGCTCTGGGTGCGTTCATCGAGTTGATCGAGAACCTGGCAGCCAAAACCGCCGAAATGCCGCTGCACCTGATGACTCAGACAGTCATCGAGCAGTCCGGCCTGATCGCCTATCACGAAGCGGAAAAAGGCGAGAAAGGTCAGGCGCGGGTAGAAAACCTCGAGGAATTGGTCAGCGCGGCGCGCAACTTTGAAAGTGCCGAAGAAGACGAAGACCTGACGCCGCTGGCCGCGTTCCTCGGCCACGCCTCGCTGGAGGCCGGTGACACTCAAGCCGACGAGCACGAAGACAGCATTCAGCTGATGACCTTGCACAGCGCCAAAGGCCTGGAATTCCCTTACGTGTTCCTGGTGGGCATGGAAGAAGGTCTGTTCCCGCACAAGATGAGCCTGGAAGAGCCCGGCCGCCTTGAAGAAGAACGCCGCCTGGCCTACGTCGGCATCACCCGGGCCATGCAAAACCTGGTAATGACCTACGCCGAAACCCGACGCCTGTACGGCAGCGAGACCTACAACAAGGTTTCACGCTTCGTACGCGAAGTGCCTAAAGGCCTTATCCAGGAAGTGCGGCTGTCCAACAGCGTCAGCCGTCCGTTCGGTGGCGGCCAGAAACAAAGTTCGAGCAGCCTGTTCGCCGGTACGGAAATCCCGGAAACCGCGTTCAGCCTCGGCCAGCAAGTGCAACACGCGGTCTTCGGCGAAGGGGTGATCCTCAACTTCGAAGGCGCCGGCGCGCAGGCCCGGGTGCAAGTGAACTTCAGCGAAGGCAGCAAGTGGCTGATGCTCGGCTACGCCAAGCTAGAAGCCATCTAA